A region of the Arachis hypogaea cultivar Tifrunner chromosome 15, arahy.Tifrunner.gnm2.J5K5, whole genome shotgun sequence genome:
AActttatactatatatatttatacgtgCCCGTTATTCAGAACCCCCAAACCCTACTAACCACTAACCCTTATTCACGTCTTCCTTGCCGTAACTCCTTCTCTCAACTCTCAGTCTAGCCTTCTCCATAACTGCCACTATGTCGTCGTCGTCTTATCCCGAGAAAATGTCGGAGCAATCAATCACAGAACACGCCATTAGTCCAGAGGACCTCGTGGAACTCTCCATCGACGCACTTATCGACATCATCCGCGTAGATGATAGGTCCGCAGATTGTGATCACCAATGCAGAACTGAGCCAGGCAAAGGTGGAGCTGATGGCCTCCAAGTTCGTCTTCGAGGCAAGGAAGTATGAACTGGAGAAAGAGGTACAGGAAAAGCGACGgcttgaaaaagaattgaaaacagAGAAGCGAAAAAATGACACGCTCCTTCAACAGTTGGTTCTCACTGAGAAGGAATTACAGGCTGAAATTGCCAAGCGCCATGAACGACAAGAGGTTGAGTCTCTTCCGTGGTCTAAGCTGGAACGCCGGCTGGACGTTGTGGAGGAAAGGCAAAAGTTCTTGCTCCGTCGTCGTCCTCGTCGTCATCCGGCCGGGCAGAATGAAGACGGGGCCGGAGTTAGTTGATGGGTTGCACATGCAAGATATCTGAATGTCATGTTTTCCGCCGAGGCCTGTGTGATCCTTTTATTTCCTATGTTTGTTCCGTCGCCCTTTTGATATTCTGCAATGGAACTTAAACACGGATAACATAATTATGCATACTTTTCTCTGTGTTCTTAGCTTGTTGAAACACAATTAGGGATTTACGTTACGACGAAGCCAAACGCTAAtacctaataaaaaaaattaatacagacATGGtgtcctttttttttaaatcatacaaAATACGTCTTTTAAAAACCCTAAACAAacatttagtgtatttacataataaattatatattatttaaaacagAAGAAGTTAAACAATCCTATAGTCTATAAGTCTCTAAATATTAGAACTTTACACTAACATTGTCCCCAACCCGAAGTAACAAGTGAAGAGATATCAGATCAAGATTAATCATTATATTCgacaattaatcaagattaatcatttttgtatatatttactAGCCCTGTTATATTATGCGATTACAAAAATAAGGTAAAATACACCATCAGTACGCATAGCAATTACCATGATCGGCATCTCCATCGCCGGGGTTTACAAAAACTACTTAAACGCAGTAAGTCCCAAGAATTTCCGCACCTCGTATTCGGCCAGGCATTGCACACACGCGACACTGGACAGATCGCTGTCGTCACCAATGGTCCCACGGGTACGGCAACTACCGGAACGGCATGACACGGACTCTTCTGGGTTCGCCGGGGGTATATCGGACCACGGGCCGGCGAACACCTGCGTGAAGACCTCCCTGCACCTTTCGACTGTGCCGGAGTCACGAACGACGCAAAAAAATTCGAATCCACGGCGGACCTCATCATCTGTTTTGTCACCGAGCGACAGAAGCAGCATCGCAGCGATGTAGCAGGCCTCCACATCGCCCAAGTCTGCTGCCTCGGTCAGGGTCCGCATACCACCTCTGCGGTGGCCACACCAGAATAAATG
Encoded here:
- the LOC112746899 gene encoding putative F-box protein At1g67623, with translation MVASNSIEDLFNMQASCRLFAAACNSDAVYRHALVSVLPIGCFLDYSGMPAMTFLRRCARARNPAAMLCVGMSHLFWCGHRRGGMRTLTEAADLGDVEACYIAAMLLLSLGDKTDDEVRRGFEFFCVVRDSGTVERCREVFTQVFAGPWSDIPPANPEESVSCRSGSCRTRGTIGDDSDLSSVACVQCLAEYEVRKFLGLTAFK